One Cucumis sativus cultivar 9930 chromosome 1, Cucumber_9930_V3, whole genome shotgun sequence DNA segment encodes these proteins:
- the LOC101214344 gene encoding 4-hydroxy-3-methylbut-2-en-1-yl diphosphate synthase (ferredoxin), chloroplastic: protein MASAGTLPSHLSGWKGGNVNLGFSKRLESVKVFDLKSPKSRGRKVLIIRNSNPGSDIAELQPASEGSSLLVPRQKYCESINKTVRRKTRTVMVGNVALGSEHPIRIQTMTTTDTKDVAGTVEQVMRIADKGADIVRITVQGKKEADACFEIKNTLVQKNYNIPLVADIHFAPSVALRVAECFDKIRVNPGNFADRRAQFEQLEYTEEDYQKELEHIEEVFTPLVEKCKKYGRAMRIGTNHGSLSDRIMSYFGDSPRGMVESAFEFARICRKLDYHNFVFSMKASNPVVMVQAYRLLVAEMYVQGWDYPLHLGVTEAGEGEDGRMKSAIGIGTLLQDGLGDTIRVSLTEPPEEEIDPCRRLATLGMKAAELQQGVVPYEEKHRHYFDFQRRSGQLPIQKEGEEVDYRGVLHRDGSVLISVSLDQLKMPELLYKSLAAKLVVGMPFKDLATVDSILLRELPSVDDADARLALKRLIDISMGVITPLSEQLTKPLPNAMVLVNLKELSSGAYKLLPDGTRLVVSVRGDESYNDLDILKETDATMLFHDLPYSEDKVSRVHAARRLFEYLSENGLTFPVIHHIQFPNGVHRDDLVIGAGSNAGALLVDGLGDGVLLEAPDKDFDFIRNTSFNLLQGCRMRNTKTEYVSCPSCGRTLFDLQEISAEIREKTSHLPGVSIAIMGCIVNGPGEMADADFGYVGGSPGKIDLYVGKTVVKRGIAMENATEALIQLIKDNGRWAEPPTEE from the exons ATGGCTTCTGCTGGAACGTTGCCGTCGCATCTTTCGGGGTGGAAAGGCGGAAATGTGAACTTGGGATTTTCGAAGCGGTTGGAATCGGTAAAAGTGTTTGATTTGAAGAGCCCCAAGTCTCGTGGAAGAAAGGTCTTGATCATACGGAATTCAAATCCTGGCTCTGATATTGCGGAGCTTCAGCCTGCTTCGGAAGGGAGTTCTCTCTTGG TTCCTCGACAGAAATACTGCGAATCCATAAACAAAACAGTCAGAAGGAAAACACGGACAGTGATGGTTGGAAATGTTGCCCTTGGTAGTGAGCATCCCATTAGGATTCAAACCATGACGACAACTGACACGAAAGATGTTGCTGGAACAGTTGAACAg GTCATGAGAATAGCTGACAAGGGAGCAGATATTGTTCGAATAACAGTTCAAGGGAAGAAAGAAGCAGATGCATGCTTTGAGATCAAGAACACCCTTGTGCAGAAAAA TTATAATATACCTCTGGTCGCAGATATTCACTTTGCCCCTTCTGTTGCACTGAGAGTTGCTGAATGCTTTGATAAAATTCGTGTAAACCCTGGAAATTTTG CTGATAGGCGGGCTCAATTTGAACAGCTGGAGTACACAGAGGAGGATTATCAAAAAGAACTTGAGCATATTGAGGAG GTTTTTACTCCGTTAGTTGAAAAATGTAAGAAGTATGGAAGAGCAATGCGCATTGGAACAAATCACGGTAGCCTTTCAGATCGTATTATGAGCTACTTTGGTGATTCGCCAAGGGGAATG GTTGAATCAGCATTTGAGTTCGCAAGAATTTGCCGAAAGCTGGACTACCACAATTTTGTCTTTTCCATGAAAGCAAGCAATCCAGTAGTTATGGTTCAGGCATATCGTTTACTTGTAGCTGAAATGTATGTCCAAGGCTGGGATTATCCTTTACACCTTGGAGTTACTGAAGCTGGAGAAGGTGAGGACGGCCGAATGAAATCTGCAATTGGCATTGGGACTCTTCTTCAG GATGGTTTGGGTGACACTATTAGGGTTTCGCTTACAGAACCACCGGAGGAGGAGATAGATCCTTGTCGAAGGCTCGCAACCCTTGGTATGAAAGCAGCTGAGCTTCAGCAAGGAGTG GTGCCATATGAGGAAAAGCACAGacactattttgattttcagcGTCGATCTGGCCAGTTGCCCATTCAAAAGGAG GGTGAGGAGGTCGATTATAGAGGCGTTTTGCACCGTGACGGCTCTGTTCTCATTTCAGTTTCCTTGGATCAATTAAAG ATGCCAGAACTGCTGTACAAGTCTCTTGCAGCAAAGCTTGTTGTTGGCATGCCATTTAAG GATCTAGCGACGGTCGATTCAATTCTACTGAGAGAACTTCCTTCAGTAGATGATGCTGATGCT CGGCTAGCCCTCAAAAGGCTGATAGACATAAGTATGGGTGTTATTACACCCTTATCAGAGCAACTTACAAAGCCCTTGCCTAATGCCATGGTTCTGGTCAATCTGAAGGAGTTATCCTCTGGAGCTTACAAACTTTTACCAGACG GCACACGCTTGGTTGTATCGGTACGAGGTGATGAATCATACAATGATCTGGATATCTTGAAAGAGACTGATGCAACAATGCTTTTTCATGATTTACCATATTCAGAAGACAAAGTCAGCAGAGTGCATGCTGCAAGGAG ATTATTCGAGTATTTATCGGAGAATGGTCTTACTTTCCCTGTCATTCATCACATTCAGTTTCCAAACGGAGTTCACAG AGACGACTTGGTTATCGGTGCTGGTTCCAATGCGGGAGCCCTTTTGGTGGATGGCCTTGGAGATGGTGTCCTATTAGAAGCCCCAGATAAGGACTTTGATTTCATAAGGAATACGTCCTTCAATTTGCTACAAGGTTGCAGAATGAGGAATACAAAAACC GAGTATGTTTCATGCCCATCTTGTGGAAGAACATTGTTTGACCTTCAAGAAATAAGCgcagaaataagagaaaagacATCACATCTTCCTGGAGTTTCT ATTGCAATTATGGGTTGCATTGTTAACGGTCCTGGAGAGATGGCTGATGCTGATTTTGGCTATGTTGGAGGTTCTCCTGGAAAGATAGATCTTTATGTCGGGAAG ACCGTCGTGAAGCGAGGAATCGCTATGGAGAATGCGACAGAGGCTCTAATCCAGCTAATAAAAGATAACGGGCGGTGGGCGGAACCTCCTACAGAAGAGTGA
- the LOC101213618 gene encoding leucine--tRNA ligase, cytoplasmic: MASESGKSFARRDSLREIEAKIRVLWEENDVFRAEACEVPPKVGEKFFGNFPFPYMNGFLHIGHAFSLSKLEFAAAYHRLRGANVLLPFGFHCTGMPIKASADKLAREIQQFGDPPVFPRETEEQQNLKAEAEDANESNPTLPDKFKGKKSKAASKTGVQMYQWEIMRSFGLSDSEISKFQDPYNWLTFFPPFAMEDLKAFGLGCDWRRSFITTDVNPYYDSFIQWQMRKLKSMGKIVKDVRYTIYSPLDGQPCADHDRASGEGVQPQDYTLIKMEVVAPFPPKLGVLEGRKVFLAAATLRPETMYGQTNAWVLPEGKYGAFEINDTDVFIITERAALNLAYQRFSKVPEKPTCLIQLTGNDLIGLPLKSPLAFNEIIYALPMLTILTDKGTGIVTSVPSDAPDDYMAMHDLKSKPALRAKYGVKDEWVLPYDIVPIIDIPEFGDRAAEKVCLDLKIKSQNEKDKLAEAKRLTYLRGFTDGTLIVGEFAGRKVQEAKPLIRSQLIETGQAIPYSEPEKRVMSRSGDECIVALTDQWYIIYGESEWKKLSEECLASMDMFSDETRHGFEHTLGWLNQWACSRSFGLGTRIPWDKQFLVESLSDSTIYMAYYTIAHLLQNGDLYGSGDSAVKPEQMTDEVWDFVFCGAAEPKSTGISQSILNKMKQEFEYWYPFDLRVSGKDLIQNHLTFTIYNHTAIMPKRHWPRAFRCNGHIMLNSEKMSKSTGNFRTLREAIEEFSADATRFSLADAGDGVDDANFVFETANAAILRLTKEIAWMEDILQADSSSFLRTGPPSTYADRVFENEINIAVKMTEQNYKDYMFREALKTGFYDLQAARDEYRFSCGAGGMNRDLVFRFMDVQTRLITPICPHYAEHVWRNMLKKNGFVVNAGWPSADSPDLTLKSANKYLQDSIVLMRKLLQKQLLGSKKGNKKGAPVTTVVEDKKLTGLIYVNEQFDGWKAECLRILQSKFDSTKRTFAPDSEIMEALQKSSVGQAADFRQTQKLCMPFLRFKKDEAVSLGVQALNLRLPFGEMDVLNENLELIRRQIGLEEVQILRVSDPNALAKAGALASLLKQNPPSPGNPTAIFLTS, translated from the exons ATGGCATCAGAGAGTGGGAAAAGCTTTGCTAGGAGGGATAGTCTCCGAGAGATTGAAGCTAAGATTCGAGTTTTGTGGGAAGAGAACGATGTCTTCAGGGCAGAAGCATGTGAAGTGCCTCCTAAAGTGGGGGAAAAGTTCTTTGGAAATTTCCCCTTCCCTTATATGAATGGATTTTTGCATATTGGTCATGCTTTCTCCCTTTCTAAATTGGAGTTTGCTGCAGCATATCATAGGCTACGGGGTGCAAACGTCCTATTACCATTTGGTTTCCACTGCACAGGAATGCCTATCAAGGCCTCTGCTGATAAGCTTGCTAGGGAAATTCAACAATTTGGTGACCCACCTGTCTTCCCTCGTGAGACAGAAGAGCAACAAAACTTGAAAGCAGAAGCTGAGGATGCAAATGAAAGTAATCCAACGTTGCCTGACAAATTCAAGGGCAAGAAATCTAAGGCAGCTTCTAAGACGGGTGTACAGATGTACCAGTGGGAAATAATGCGCAGTTTTGGTCTGTCTGACAGTGAGATATCCAAGTTTCAAGATCCATATAACTGGTTGACATTTTTTCCTCCTTTTGCAATGGAGGACCTAAAGGCTTTTGGTTTAGGTTGCGATTGGAGACGATCTTTTATTACTACTGATGTGAATCCATATTACGATTCGTTTATACAGTGGCAAATGCGAAAGTTGAAATCCATGGGGAAAATTGTGAAAGATGTTAGATATACTATATATTCTCCCTTAGATGGCCAACCCTGTGCTGATCACGATAGGGCAAGTGGTGAAGGGGTTCAACCACAGGATTACACACTGATTAAGATGGAGGTTGTGGCACCTTTTCCTCCTAAATTGGGAGTGTTGGAGGGTAGAAAAGTGTTTTTAGCCGCTGCAACATTGAGACCTGAAACCATGTATGGTCAAACAAATGCATGGGTACTACCTGAGGGTAAATATGGGGCATTTGAGATTAATGATACtgatgtatttattattactgaACGAGCTGCCCTTAACTTAGCCTATCAGAGATTTTCTAAGGTTCCTGAAAAACCTACTTGCTTGATTCAGCTGACTGGTAATGATTTGATAGGCCTCCCATTGAAGTCCCCTCTAGCCTTTAATGAAATCATTTATGCTCTTCCCATGCTTACAATTCTCACGGATAAGGGAACTGGTATTGTGACCAGTGTACCTAGTGATGCTCCTGATGATTATATGGCCATGCAtgatttaaaatcaaaaccagCTCTTAGAGCCAAGTATGGTGTTAAAGATGAATGGGTGCTTCCCTATGATATTGTTCCCATTATTGATATCCCTGAATTTGGAGACAGGGCTGCTGAAAAAGTTTGCTTGgatctaaaaattaaaagtcagAATGAGAAGGACAAGCTTGCTGAAGCTAAAAGATTGACGTATTTGAGAGGATTTACTGATGGAACACTAATTGTTGGTGAATTTGCTGGAAGGAAAGTACAGGAAGCAAAACCTTTGATTCGGAGCCAGCTAATTGAAACTGGCCAAGCTATCCCATATAGTGAACCTGAGAAGCGTGTTATGTCCCGGTCTGGAGATGAGTGCATTGTAGCTCTTACTGATCAATG GTACATCATATATGGGGAATCGGAATGGAAGAAATTGTCTGAAGAGTGCTTGGCCAGCATGGATATGTTTTCTGATGAGACAAGACATGGATTTGAGCACACACTGGGTTGGCTCAACCAGTGGGCATGCTCACGTAGTTTTGGCCTTGGAACACGTATCCCGTGGGACAAACAATTTCTAGTTGAGTCATTATCTGATTCCACCATTTACATGGCTTACTACACCATAGCACACTTGTTGCAGAACGGGGACCTGTATGGATCGGGTGACTCTGCAGTAAAACCTGAGCAGATGACAGATGAAGTTTGggattttgtgttttgtgGTGCTGCAGAACCAAAATCAACTGGCATCTCACAGTCCATTCTTAATAAGATGAAACAGGAGTTTGAGTATTGGTATCCATTTGATCTTAGGGTTTCTGGAAAAGATCTTATTCAGAATCATTTGACATTCACTATTTACAATCATACTGCAATTATGCCAAAGCGCCATTGGCCTCGTGCGTTCAGATGTAATGGGCACATCATGCTTAATTCTGAAAAGATGTCCAAGTCTACTGGGAATTTTAGAACCCTGCGTGAGGCAATTGAAGAGTTTTCTGCTGATGCTACACGATTCTCATTGGCTGATGCTGGTGATGGTGTCGATGAtgcaaattttgtatttgagacTGCGAATGCGGCCATCTTACGTTTGACTAAAGAAATAGCATGGATGGAAGACATTCTACAGGCtgattcttcttccttccttaGAACAGGTCCTCCATCAACTTATGCTGATCGAGTATTTGAAAACGAAATCAATATAGCTGTCAAAATGACTGAGCAAAATTACAAAGACTACATGTTTCGCGAAGCTTTGAAGACCGGTTTTTATGATCTCCAAGCAGCTAGGGACGAGTACAGGTTTTCATGTGGTGCTGGTGGCATGAACCGTGATTTGGTTTTCCGTTTTATGGATGTCCAGACACGACTCATTACTCCAATTTGTCCACACTATGCAGAACACGTTTGGAGGAATATGTTGAAGAAGAATGGATTTGTTGTTAATGCTGGCTGGCCGTCAGCTGATTCTCCTGATTTAACTCTCAAGAGTGCGAACAAATATCTCCAAGACTCAATAGTTTTGATGAGAAAGCTTCTTCAAAAGCAACTTTTAGGATCTAAAAAAGGCAACAAGAAGGGCGCTCCTGTCACAACAGTGGTCGAGGACAAGAAATTGACGGGCTTGATATATGTGAATGAGCAATTTGATGGATGGAAAGCAGAATGCCTTAGAATActccaaagtaaatttgattcGACCAAACGTACATTTGCACCTGATAGTGAAATAATGGAGGCACTCCAGAAGAGTTCAGTTGGGCAGGCAGCAGATTTTAGACAAACGCAGAAGCTTTGTATGCCATTCTTGAGGTTTAAGAAGGATGAGGCTGTTTCACTTGGGGTTCAAGCCTTGAACTTGAGGCTTCCTTTTGGGGAAATGGATGTTCTTAACGAGAATTTGGAGTTGATTAGGAGGCAAATAGGTTTGGAAGAGGTGCAGATTTTGCGTGTATCTGACCCAAACGCTCTAGCGAAAGCCGGTGCTTTGGCTTCACTGTTGAAGCAGAATCCTCCATCGCCTGGGAATCCTACTGCTATTTTCTTAACAAGTTGA
- the LOC101214101 gene encoding histone H4 — MSGRGKGGKGLGKGGAKRHRKVLRDNIQGITKPAIRRLARRGGVKRISGLIYEETRGVLKIFLENVIRDAVTYTEHARRKTVTAMDVVYALKRQGRTLYGFGG; from the coding sequence ATGTCCGGCAGAGGCAAAGGAGGAAAAGGTCTCGGAAAGGGAGGAGCCAAGAGGCATCGGAAAGTTCTGAGGGACAACATCCAAGGAATCACCAAGCCGGCCATCCGCCGTCTTGCTCGCCGTGGGGGCGTAAAGCGTATCAGCGGCCTGATCTATGAAGAAACTCGCGGCGTTCTCAAGATCTTCCTCGAAAATGTCATTCGTGACGCTGTCACTTACACTGAGCATGCTCGCCGGAAGACTGTCACCGCCATGGATGTTGTGTACGCGCTCAAGAGGCAAGGACGTACTTTATACGGCTTCGGAGGTTAG
- the LOC101213858 gene encoding uncharacterized protein LOC101213858, whose translation MENGDKLVVQATEMGSREEPISIPIQKDEGTAAGITEEKEHSHQWKRSNLVLEIPSRTPESSPQDYHAIKMPQTPRKVNFLLTPSPSEVRINGSGSPGPSSSRGKSSIRSLFPKLSFIHRSSSDVEKVANLALEGSSNGAQEKPSISRSLSLSKIFTPRIKRTSSLPVTPIIHSNPESAHGGTRGGATNVIGKGAQRQIARSLSVPVNDKESSLRRMDSFFRVIPSTPLVKGGSGKLNITIEEAEEDNAGEDIPEEEAVCRICMVELCEGGETLKMECSCKGELALAHKDCAIKWFSIKGNKTCDICKEEVRNLPVTLLRIQSIRARSTGAIRALQEDVNGYRVWQEVPVLVIVSMLAYFCFLEQLLVGKMGSGAIAISLPFSCVLGLLSSMTSSTMVKRRFVWVYASFQFALVVLFAHIFYSVVGIQAVLSILLATFTGFGVVMSGTSILVEFIRWRRRWQASLEQHQTQMITRPGQFPRTSSV comes from the exons ATGGAAAACGGAGATAAGCTTGTTGTTCAAGCCACTGAAATGGGTTCACGTGAAGAACCCATTTCAATTCCTATCCAAAAG GATGAAGGCACAGCTGCTGGGATAACTGAAGAAAAAGAGCATTCTCATCAATGGAAGAGATCAAATCTTGTTCTAGAGATACCGTCTCGAACACCGGAATCGTCCCCGCAAGATTATCATGCTATAAAGATGCCTCAAACTCCTAGGAAAGTGAATTTTCTCTTGACACCAAGCCCCTCAGAGGTGAGAATTAATGGATCTGGATCACCTGGTCCATCTTCATCTAGAGGCAAATCATCTATAAGAAGTCTCTTCCCCAAGTTGAGCTTTATCCATAGAAGTTCTTCAGACGTTGAGAAGGTTGCTAACCTCGCTCTTGAAGGTTCATCAAATGGGGCACAAGAGAAGCCTTCAATATCTAGGTCTTTGTCTCTTTCAAAGATTTTCACCCCTAGGATAAAGAGGACTTCATCACTTCCCGTTACTCCCATCATTCACTCGAACCCTGAATCAGCGCATGGAGGAACGAGAGGAGGTGCTACGAACGTTATT GGAAAAGGAGCTCAACGACAAATAGCTCGTTCGCTTTCGGTCCCAGTGAATGATAAAGAGTCAAGTTTGAGGAGGATGGATTCGTTTTTTCGTGTAATTCCTTCGACACCACTTGTGAAGGGAGGAAGTGGAAAGCTAAATATAACCATAGAGGAAGCTG AAGAAGATAATGCTGGTGAAGATATACCTGAAGAAGAGGCTGTTTGCAGAATCTGTATGGTTGAATTGTGCGAAGGCGGCGAGACGTTAAAGATGGAATGTAGCTGCAAAGGTGAACTTGCTTTGGCACATAAGGACTGTGCCATCAAATGGTTTAGTATCAAGGGGAATAAGACATGTGATATTTGTAAGGAAGAGGTCCGAAACTTACCCGTTACTCTGCTACGTATTCAAAGTATTCGAGCTCGAAGTACCGGAGCAATCAGAGCTCTGCAGGAAGATGTCAATGGATACAG GGTTTGGCAGGAAGTTCCCGTGCTCGTTATCGTGAGCATGCTTGCTTATTTCTGTTTTCTCGAGCAACTACTG GTCGGTAAAATGGGGAGTGGCGCAATCGCAATATCCCTCCCTTTTTCTTGTGTACTTGGATTACTCTCATCCATGACCTCATCAACTATGG TTAAAAGAAGATTTGTCTGGGTATACGCCTCGTTTCAGTTTGCTCTCGTCGTTCTCTTTGCACATATCTTTTACTCCGTG GTTGGCATCCAAGCAGTTTTATCTATTCTTCTTGCAACTTTTACGGGGTTCGGTGTCGTGATGAGCGGTACTTCAATCCTAGTCGAGTTCATCcgatggagaagaagatggcaaGCTTCGTTGGAGCAACATCAAACACAGATGATAACACGACCAGGCCAATTCCCTAGAACATCAAGTGTATAA